One region of Malania oleifera isolate guangnan ecotype guangnan chromosome 6, ASM2987363v1, whole genome shotgun sequence genomic DNA includes:
- the LOC131157332 gene encoding heme oxygenase 1, chloroplastic-like isoform X2 → MASFTSISQSHTYLNKPRWKSPHPPSLSTVFIPFSIAKPCFASRVSITSKPSTCGATDMPPKLVVVVATTAEKRYPGEAKGFVEEMRFVAMKLHTRDQAKEGEKELQEQPIAKWEPSIKGYLRFLVDSKSVYDSLEGIIDRAAFPSYSEFRNTGLERSENLAKDLEWFKERGHEIPEPSSPGISYSLYLKELAEKDPQAFLCHFYNIYFGHTAGGRMIGKKVLKKVLDKKELEFYKWDGDLSGLLQNVREKLNRVAESWSREEKNHCLEETEKSFKYSGDIRRLILT, encoded by the exons ATGGCttcttttacctcaatttctcaatCCCACACTTATCTCAACAAACCCAGATGGAAAAGTCCGCACCCACCATCACTCAGCACAGTCTTCATCCCTTTCTCCATTGCAAAGCCCTGCTTTGCCTCTAGGGTTTCGATAACGAGCAAGCCCTCTACGTGTGGGGCCACGGATATGCCCCCGAAACTAGTGGTGGTGGTGGCCACCACGGCTGAGAAGCGTTACCCCGGTGAAGCGAAGGGGTTCGTGGAGGAGATGAGGTTTGTGGCCATGAAATTGCACACCAGAGACCAGGCCAAAGAGGGTGAGAAGGAGTTGCAGGAGCAGCCCATCGCCAAATGGGAGCCGTCGATCAAAGGGTACTTGAGGTTTCTTGTGGACAGCAAATCGGTGTATGATAGCCTTGAAGGAATCATCGATAGGGCAGCTTTTCCTTCCT ACTCTGAGTTCAGAAACACAGGATTAGAAAGGTCAGAAAATTTGGCAAAAGATTTGGAGTGGTTCAAAGAGCGAGGCCATGAAATTCCAGAACCTTCTTCTCCTGGTATTTCTTACTCTCTTTACCTCAAAGAATTAGCGGAGAAGGATCCTCAGGCATTCCTTTGCCACTTTTACAATATATACTTTGGCCATACAGCAGGTGGTCGAATGATTGGGAAAAAGG TGCTGAAAAAAGTACTTGACAAGAAGGAACTGGAATTCTATAAATGGGATGGTGACCTTTCTGGACTGTTGCAGAATGTGAGGGAGAAGCTAAATAGAGTTGCTGAA AGCTGGAGTAGAGAGGAGAAGAACCACTGTTTGGAAGAGACCGAGAAGTCATTCAAGTACTCGGGGGACATTCGCCGATTAATATTGACATGA
- the LOC131157332 gene encoding heme oxygenase 1, chloroplastic-like isoform X1, whose amino-acid sequence MASFTSISQSHTYLNKPRWKSPHPPSLSTVFIPFSIAKPCFASRVSITSKPSTCGATDMPPKLVVVVATTAEKRYPGEAKGFVEEMRFVAMKLHTRDQAKEGEKELQEQPIAKWEPSIKGYLRFLVDSKSVYDSLEGIIDRAAFPSYSEFRNTGLERSENLAKDLEWFKERGHEIPEPSSPGISYSLYLKELAEKDPQAFLCHFYNIYFGHTAGGRMIGKKVAEKST is encoded by the exons ATGGCttcttttacctcaatttctcaatCCCACACTTATCTCAACAAACCCAGATGGAAAAGTCCGCACCCACCATCACTCAGCACAGTCTTCATCCCTTTCTCCATTGCAAAGCCCTGCTTTGCCTCTAGGGTTTCGATAACGAGCAAGCCCTCTACGTGTGGGGCCACGGATATGCCCCCGAAACTAGTGGTGGTGGTGGCCACCACGGCTGAGAAGCGTTACCCCGGTGAAGCGAAGGGGTTCGTGGAGGAGATGAGGTTTGTGGCCATGAAATTGCACACCAGAGACCAGGCCAAAGAGGGTGAGAAGGAGTTGCAGGAGCAGCCCATCGCCAAATGGGAGCCGTCGATCAAAGGGTACTTGAGGTTTCTTGTGGACAGCAAATCGGTGTATGATAGCCTTGAAGGAATCATCGATAGGGCAGCTTTTCCTTCCT ACTCTGAGTTCAGAAACACAGGATTAGAAAGGTCAGAAAATTTGGCAAAAGATTTGGAGTGGTTCAAAGAGCGAGGCCATGAAATTCCAGAACCTTCTTCTCCTGGTATTTCTTACTCTCTTTACCTCAAAGAATTAGCGGAGAAGGATCCTCAGGCATTCCTTTGCCACTTTTACAATATATACTTTGGCCATACAGCAGGTGGTCGAATGATTGGGAAAAAG GTTGCTGAAAAAAGTACTTGA
- the LOC131158736 gene encoding uncharacterized protein LOC131158736: MANAWKRYKPPRLLSPRPILLLSTSLLLLFFFVLTSRSSNPNLTYPSVKTLIPVRAINPFDCFKCPQSHPIIANVVEGLKFPFIFSLSDLGNLPDKPHKIIVRMLKDKPLRKLDISVTIQDVLEKMRGEGRNGFVVDVGANVGTATFVAAVMGFRVLAFEPVFENLQRICDGIFFNRIGDSVTVFEAAASDRLGNITFYKLVMIIVLDLRDDCLFVRM, from the exons ATGGCAAATGCCTGGAAAAGATACAAACCCCCTAGGCTTCTCTCCCCAAGACCCATCCTCCTCCTATCCACCTCCCTCCTCCTCCTGTTCTTCTTCGTCCTCACCTCTCGCTCCTCAAACCCTAACCTCACTTACCCGTCTGTCAAAACCCTAATTCCTGTCCGCGCAATTAACCCATTTGACTGCTTCAAGTGCCCTCAATCCCACCCCATCATCGCCAACGTCGTGGAAGGCCTGAAATTCCCTTTTATCTTCTCGCTCTCGGATCTCGGAAACCTACCCGATAAGCCCCACAAGATCATTGTTCGGATGCTCAAGGACAAGCCCTTACGAAAACTTGACATCTCCGTGACGATTCAAGATGTTTTAGAGAAGATGAGGGGTGAGGGCAGAAATGGGTTCGTGGTGGACGTTGGGGCGAATGTGGGGACGGCAACTTTCGTCGCAGCCGTaatgggttttagggttttggcattTGAGCCGGTTTTTGAGAATTTGCAGAGGATTTGTGATGGGATTTTCTTTAATCGGATTGGGGATTCAGTTACTGTGTTTGAAGCAGCAGCCTCGGATCGCCTCGGGAATATTACCTTTTATAAG CTTGTAATgattattgtattggatttacGTGATGATTGTTTGTTCGTTCGTATGTGA